The following proteins are co-located in the Aurantiacibacter atlanticus genome:
- the queF gene encoding preQ(1) synthase, with translation MTNTQEPAQPMHLGKQTGLPASPEEAVLDYVPNPRAGAIYMVRFAAPEFTSLCPVTGQPDFAHLVIDYAPGETIVESKSLKLFLGAFRNHNGFHEDVTVGIGQRLFEEMAPRWLRIGGYWYPRGGIPIDVFWQSGAAPEGLWLPDQGVAPYRGRG, from the coding sequence ATGACGAATACACAAGAACCTGCCCAACCGATGCATTTGGGAAAGCAGACGGGTCTGCCCGCCTCTCCTGAAGAAGCCGTGCTGGATTATGTGCCGAACCCGCGTGCAGGGGCGATTTATATGGTGCGCTTTGCCGCGCCTGAATTCACCTCGCTCTGCCCGGTGACCGGCCAGCCGGATTTCGCGCATCTCGTCATCGATTATGCGCCGGGCGAGACGATCGTTGAATCCAAGAGCCTCAAGCTGTTTCTGGGCGCGTTTCGCAATCACAATGGTTTCCACGAGGATGTGACCGTGGGCATAGGCCAGCGCCTGTTTGAAGAAATGGCGCCACGCTGGCTGCGGATTGGCGGATATTGGTATCCGCGCGGCGGCATTCCCATCGACGTTTTCTGGCAGAGTGGGGCTGCACCAGAGGGGTTGTGGCTACCTGACCAAGGGGTGGCGCCATATCGTGGCCGCGGCTGA
- a CDS encoding sulfurtransferase produces the protein MQSLVSTNWLENHLGSPDLVILDASLHLPMAARDPRQEYAETRIPGARFLNLRSLTNRYSDVPAALPTRAQFDARMGALGVSPASRIIIYDNSDLRTAARAWFIFRLFGVKEFAILDGGLQKWLAESRPIASGLDESSPPSAFSSSGGTGSISYKQDMLANLATQENKVVDARDARRFRGDGADFRPDVASGHIPKSSNLPYDAVLAADGTFLPSDQLRSVFAEAGIAFERPVITTCGGGVTACVLLFAMDLIGQDGTLYDGSWSEWGADPTLAVETGPASGDGA, from the coding sequence ATGCAATCTCTTGTCTCCACAAATTGGCTCGAAAACCATTTGGGCTCCCCCGATCTCGTGATCCTGGATGCCTCGCTCCATCTGCCCATGGCGGCCCGCGATCCGCGCCAGGAATATGCTGAAACCCGTATTCCGGGGGCACGCTTTCTTAACCTCAGATCGCTCACCAACAGATATAGCGATGTTCCAGCCGCACTGCCAACGCGTGCGCAATTCGATGCCCGGATGGGCGCGCTTGGCGTTTCCCCAGCCAGCCGCATCATAATCTATGACAATAGCGATCTTCGGACTGCTGCGCGGGCATGGTTTATTTTCCGCCTGTTCGGGGTGAAGGAATTCGCGATCCTCGATGGTGGCTTGCAAAAATGGCTGGCCGAGAGCCGCCCCATTGCCAGCGGTCTGGATGAAAGCAGCCCTCCCAGTGCCTTCAGCTCCAGCGGCGGGACAGGTTCGATATCGTATAAGCAGGACATGCTCGCCAACCTTGCCACGCAGGAAAACAAGGTGGTGGATGCTCGGGATGCGCGGCGCTTCCGCGGTGACGGAGCAGATTTTCGTCCCGACGTCGCTTCCGGACACATCCCCAAATCCAGCAATTTGCCCTACGATGCAGTTCTGGCGGCGGACGGTACATTTCTGCCATCTGACCAGCTACGCAGCGTTTTTGCCGAGGCCGGAATCGCATTTGAACGCCCGGTCATCACCACTTGCGGGGGCGGTGTAACCGCCTGCGTCCTCCTGTTCGCCATGGATCTGATCGGACAGGACGGCACATTATACGATGGCAGCTGGAGCGAGTGGGGCGCGGATCCCACGTTGGCAGTCGAAACAGGTCCGGCAAGTGGAGACGGTGCTTGA
- the metC gene encoding cystathionine beta-lyase — protein MSDKAHKPATQLVEAGRRKAWTSVAGQPGAVVNPPVWRSSTHLYEDTADLARGRPNADGHFYYGRRGGPTQWALADALTGLEEGADGTELFPSGVAAISGTLLALLTPGDELLFTDNAYEPTRAIAAGMLSRMGITSRSFDPLDPAGFAKMIGPKTKVVMLESPGSLTMEVCDIPALAAIAREQGVISVIDNTWASSLGFAALAHGCDISLMSLTKHVGGHSDLMMGSASAKDPLIGRIRLQAQYMGQVVSPDDAALALRGLRTMDVRLERTSSTALELAKWLKSRDEVSAVLCPMLPGAPGYQLWDRDFTGGCGLFSFILRNGDKAARARFIDTLDLFGIGFSWGGFESLAIPVDPGKIRDFHEWPRGQDRGCGLGVRLAIGLEDTDDLIRDLTRGFSAMGHT, from the coding sequence TTGAGCGACAAAGCCCACAAGCCCGCCACGCAATTGGTGGAAGCGGGGCGGCGCAAGGCATGGACGAGCGTTGCGGGCCAGCCCGGCGCTGTGGTCAACCCGCCCGTATGGCGCAGCAGCACCCATTTATACGAGGATACCGCCGACCTGGCGCGAGGGCGCCCCAATGCAGACGGGCATTTCTATTATGGGCGACGCGGTGGCCCCACGCAATGGGCGCTGGCCGATGCGCTGACCGGGCTTGAAGAGGGCGCAGACGGGACGGAGCTGTTCCCCAGCGGCGTCGCGGCGATTTCAGGAACGCTGCTCGCCCTGTTGACCCCGGGCGATGAATTGCTTTTCACTGATAATGCCTATGAACCCACGCGCGCCATCGCCGCGGGTATGCTTTCGCGGATGGGCATCACGTCACGTTCGTTCGACCCGCTTGATCCGGCAGGTTTCGCCAAGATGATCGGGCCCAAAACAAAGGTGGTTATGCTGGAAAGTCCAGGCAGCCTGACGATGGAAGTGTGCGACATTCCCGCGCTTGCAGCCATCGCACGCGAACAGGGCGTTATCTCGGTCATCGACAACACATGGGCATCTTCGCTAGGTTTTGCAGCACTGGCGCACGGCTGCGATATCAGCCTGATGAGCCTTACCAAACATGTCGGCGGGCATTCGGACCTTATGATGGGCAGTGCCTCTGCCAAAGACCCTCTGATCGGACGGATACGGCTACAAGCGCAATATATGGGGCAGGTTGTTTCACCTGATGATGCTGCCCTCGCCCTACGTGGGCTTCGTACAATGGATGTCAGGCTAGAACGCACAAGCTCAACTGCGCTTGAACTTGCCAAATGGCTAAAATCGCGTGATGAAGTTTCCGCAGTGCTGTGCCCCATGCTTCCCGGTGCGCCGGGCTATCAGCTTTGGGACCGCGATTTTACCGGCGGCTGCGGTCTTTTCAGCTTTATATTGCGCAATGGTGACAAGGCAGCGCGCGCGCGCTTTATTGATACGCTTGATCTGTTCGGTATCGGCTTTAGCTGGGGCGGCTTTGAAAGCCTTGCCATTCCAGTCGATCCCGGCAAGATCCGAGACTTTCATGAATGGCCCCGGGGGCAAGACCGGGGATGCGGGCTTGGCGTTCGCCTGGCCATCGGTCTAGAGGACACTGACGACCTTATTCGCGATCTGACACGCGGATTTTCTGCCATGGGACATACATGA
- a CDS encoding mechanosensitive ion channel family protein, which translates to MTASLPNSVTEMGSDNQASASADAVPLLDPSTGKPLIDPETGEQMMGVPAREAVPILDPETGEAMLDPETREPLLALADNSETDVPLPDVEPTTALSSSDDLREAVTERSETIGDIVTTLDSWALEVGSMRVSLWDAAVSIGVVLLAVAIAWGLTRLSRRGLRRASKLDDSQRLLAEKLITIIIWAVAFLIGIDLLGIDLTALAVFSGAFGLAIGFGLQKTFGNLIAGIILLMDKSIKPGDVIAIADQAGNETFGQIRKIGIRAVSITTRDEREYLIPNENLMINQVENWSYSSRRVRMQVHVGISYACDMKLAQELMLEAARSCPRVLETPGPSVWMAEYGDSSVNFAIHCWITDPELGVGNVRSDVLNKLWGLFQENNIEIPFPQRDLNLRDNAQFQQLVAAIAQRMDGTEKDGN; encoded by the coding sequence ATGACCGCCAGCCTGCCTAATTCCGTGACCGAAATGGGGTCTGACAATCAGGCCAGCGCGTCGGCAGATGCCGTGCCACTGCTTGATCCTTCGACAGGAAAGCCACTGATCGACCCTGAAACGGGCGAGCAGATGATGGGTGTACCAGCGCGTGAAGCAGTCCCAATCCTCGATCCTGAGACCGGTGAAGCAATGCTTGACCCCGAAACAAGGGAACCCTTGCTCGCACTTGCGGATAATTCGGAAACGGATGTGCCTCTTCCCGATGTCGAACCGACCACGGCCCTGTCCTCTTCCGACGATCTGAGGGAAGCTGTCACCGAACGCAGCGAAACTATCGGCGACATTGTCACAACGCTTGATTCATGGGCGCTTGAAGTCGGGTCCATGCGCGTCTCGCTTTGGGATGCCGCCGTGTCTATCGGCGTCGTTCTGCTTGCCGTGGCAATTGCATGGGGGCTCACCCGCCTCAGTCGCAGAGGCTTGCGGCGAGCCAGCAAGCTGGACGATTCCCAGAGACTGCTTGCCGAAAAGCTTATCACCATCATCATCTGGGCAGTCGCCTTCCTGATCGGAATAGATCTGCTTGGCATTGATCTTACCGCCCTTGCAGTCTTTTCCGGCGCATTCGGCCTTGCCATCGGTTTTGGCCTGCAAAAAACTTTCGGTAATCTGATCGCGGGGATCATCCTGCTGATGGACAAATCCATCAAGCCAGGTGATGTGATCGCCATTGCCGATCAGGCCGGTAACGAGACATTCGGACAAATCCGCAAGATCGGTATCCGCGCCGTATCGATTACCACGCGTGACGAACGCGAATATCTGATTCCGAACGAAAATCTGATGATTAATCAGGTAGAAAACTGGTCCTATTCCAGCCGCAGGGTGCGCATGCAGGTGCATGTCGGCATTTCCTATGCCTGCGATATGAAACTGGCGCAGGAATTGATGCTGGAAGCTGCCCGGTCCTGCCCACGCGTTCTCGAAACGCCCGGTCCCAGCGTGTGGATGGCCGAATATGGCGACAGCAGCGTCAACTTTGCCATCCATTGCTGGATCACCGATCCGGAACTGGGCGTGGGCAATGTTCGCAGCGATGTGCTGAACAAGCTGTGGGGCCTTTTTCAGGAAAACAACATCGAGATCCCGTTCCCCCAGCGCGATCTCAACTTGCGCGACAATGCCCAGTTCCAGCAACTTGTCGCAGCCATTGCGCAACGTATGGATGGCACCGAGAAGGACGGAAATTAA
- the cobA gene encoding uroporphyrinogen-III C-methyltransferase: protein MQSGTIHLVGAGPGDPELLTLRAARLIKNASIIVHDGLVGPAILDMAHPDAQMVCVAKSRSKHTLPQEDINALLVREALAGRDVVRLKGGDPFVFGRGGEEMEAAQAAGVDVQVVPGISAANGAAAATGIALTHRDAASIVSFVAGQCKGLSEQDWAGLAGKGRTLVIYMGVKTAPSIAEKLMADGLAPDTPLAVVENACRTDMRVLRGPLAALPDIVEAHKVKSPALIIIGDVTARENAALASLVSEISA from the coding sequence ATGCAAAGTGGCACAATCCATCTCGTTGGCGCAGGTCCGGGCGACCCTGAGCTACTGACGCTGCGCGCCGCGCGGCTTATCAAAAACGCTTCAATCATCGTGCATGATGGGCTTGTCGGTCCAGCCATTCTGGACATGGCGCACCCCGATGCACAAATGGTCTGCGTCGCGAAAAGCCGATCCAAGCACACGCTCCCGCAGGAAGACATCAATGCCCTGCTGGTGCGTGAGGCACTGGCAGGACGCGATGTCGTGCGGCTGAAAGGCGGCGATCCCTTTGTCTTCGGTCGGGGTGGCGAGGAGATGGAAGCAGCACAGGCAGCAGGCGTTGATGTACAGGTGGTGCCCGGTATTTCTGCCGCCAATGGCGCGGCCGCGGCCACCGGTATCGCCCTCACTCACCGCGATGCTGCCAGTATCGTCAGCTTCGTTGCCGGGCAGTGCAAGGGTCTCAGCGAACAGGACTGGGCCGGTCTTGCCGGAAAGGGCCGGACACTTGTCATTTACATGGGCGTAAAGACCGCGCCCAGTATCGCGGAAAAGCTGATGGCCGATGGCCTTGCACCTGACACCCCGCTGGCAGTAGTCGAAAACGCCTGCCGCACTGACATGCGCGTGCTGCGTGGACCGCTGGCGGCGCTGCCAGACATCGTGGAAGCACATAAGGTCAAAAGCCCCGCGCTCATCATCATCGGCGATGTGACCGCGCGCGAAAACGCCGCGCTGGCCTCGCTCGTTTCGGAGATTTCGGCATGA
- a CDS encoding DUF2849 domain-containing protein, which yields MKILTGNDLKSGAVVWWNGQGWTTHITDAVDAGEEAESIMAREESARRVNSVYSIAAELTDNGPRPAHIKDRVRALGPTVRPDLAMKAAEEKGWDWVI from the coding sequence ATGAAGATATTGACCGGCAATGATTTGAAAAGCGGCGCTGTCGTGTGGTGGAACGGCCAGGGCTGGACCACACATATCACCGACGCCGTCGATGCAGGCGAAGAGGCTGAGTCTATCATGGCGCGCGAAGAATCCGCCCGTCGCGTCAATTCGGTTTATTCAATCGCGGCAGAGCTGACCGATAACGGTCCGCGCCCTGCCCATATCAAGGACCGCGTTCGTGCGCTCGGCCCCACCGTGCGTCCCGATCTTGCGATGAAAGCAGCCGAGGAAAAAGGCTGGGACTGGGTGATCTGA
- a CDS encoding nitrite/sulfite reductase, producing MYKYDQYDQAMVDTRVAEFRDQCQRRIDGTLTEDQFKPLRLMNGLYLQLHAYMLRVAVPYGTLSSSQMHALADIADRYDKGYGHFTTRQNIQYNWIKLEDAADILADLAKVEMHAIQTSGNCIRNISSDHFAGAAADEVVDPRPYAELLRQWSTFHPEFSYLPRKFKFAVIASEKDRAAMRLHDIGINIVRDDAGELAADFYVGGGMGRTPMIAPLIGTAIPLDQMVTYAEAALRVYNRYGRRDNKYKARIKILVHELGADEYRRQVAEEFAHLLGQGVEPPFAELERIRGFFHDPAYLGGLPVEADRSDPDFALWMDRNTHPHKAPGYVSAVISLKPVGGIPGDATAQQMYLMADLAKEYSFDECRVMHTQNIVLPHVEIGRLHELWQKLDEANLSAPNLDQIGDIIACPGLDYCSLANARSIPVAQKISERFAATGKGDTLGELKLKISGCINACGHHHAGHIGILGVDRKGVESYQLLLGGSEAEDVSLAKITGPGFNEDGIVDAVEKVADTYLAQRQDGERFLDTYRRVGMDSFKEALYG from the coding sequence ATGTATAAATATGACCAATATGACCAGGCGATGGTTGATACCCGCGTCGCTGAATTTCGTGACCAGTGCCAGCGCCGTATCGACGGCACGCTGACAGAGGACCAGTTCAAGCCGCTGCGGCTGATGAACGGCCTTTACCTGCAATTGCATGCCTACATGCTGCGCGTCGCCGTGCCTTATGGCACGCTGAGCAGCAGCCAGATGCACGCATTGGCAGACATCGCTGATCGTTACGACAAGGGCTACGGCCATTTCACTACGCGGCAGAATATCCAGTATAACTGGATCAAGCTGGAAGATGCTGCAGATATTCTGGCAGACCTTGCCAAGGTAGAAATGCATGCAATCCAGACTAGTGGCAATTGCATCCGCAACATCAGTTCGGATCATTTCGCTGGTGCCGCCGCAGATGAAGTGGTCGATCCGCGACCCTATGCCGAATTGCTGCGACAATGGTCGACCTTCCACCCTGAATTCAGTTATCTGCCGCGCAAGTTCAAGTTCGCCGTGATCGCTTCTGAAAAAGATCGCGCGGCGATGCGCCTGCACGATATCGGCATCAATATTGTCCGCGATGACGCAGGTGAACTCGCCGCGGATTTCTATGTAGGCGGAGGCATGGGCCGCACCCCAATGATCGCGCCGCTTATCGGTACCGCCATTCCGCTTGACCAGATGGTCACCTATGCGGAAGCTGCGCTGCGCGTCTACAACCGTTATGGCCGGCGCGACAACAAGTATAAGGCGCGCATCAAGATTCTCGTGCATGAATTGGGTGCGGATGAATACCGGCGTCAGGTAGCAGAAGAATTCGCCCATTTGCTGGGACAGGGTGTGGAACCGCCCTTTGCTGAACTGGAGCGTATTCGAGGCTTTTTTCATGACCCGGCCTATCTTGGCGGCCTGCCGGTGGAGGCTGATCGGTCCGATCCCGATTTCGCGCTCTGGATGGATCGCAACACGCATCCGCACAAGGCGCCGGGCTATGTATCGGCAGTCATCAGCTTAAAGCCTGTTGGCGGCATTCCTGGCGATGCCACGGCGCAGCAAATGTATCTGATGGCCGATCTGGCCAAGGAATACAGTTTTGACGAATGCCGCGTTATGCACACGCAGAACATCGTCCTGCCGCATGTCGAAATCGGCCGCTTGCACGAATTGTGGCAGAAGCTCGACGAAGCCAACCTCAGCGCGCCCAATCTGGACCAGATCGGCGATATCATCGCCTGCCCTGGCCTTGATTATTGCAGCTTGGCCAATGCGCGGTCTATCCCAGTGGCACAGAAGATTTCAGAACGCTTCGCCGCCACCGGCAAGGGTGACACTCTGGGCGAATTGAAGCTGAAGATTTCCGGCTGCATCAATGCGTGCGGGCATCACCACGCGGGCCACATCGGCATCCTCGGCGTGGATCGCAAGGGTGTTGAGAGTTACCAGCTCCTGCTTGGCGGAAGCGAGGCAGAAGATGTCAGTCTCGCCAAGATCACTGGGCCCGGATTTAACGAGGACGGCATTGTCGATGCCGTTGAAAAGGTTGCGGATACCTATCTCGCCCAACGGCAGGATGGCGAACGCTTCCTCGACACCTATCGCCGCGTGGGCATGGATAGCTTCAAGGAGGCGCTTTATGGCTGA
- a CDS encoding DUF934 domain-containing protein encodes MAEDLGTGRDNVQFRFRDDAMADVPQVTVDAFLDQSDSAAVRIEPGDDARDLLPHLDRIKLVEVNFPSFGDGRGYSAARVLREHGYTGELRAVGDVLVDQIAHMRRCGFDSFAPAAMLNETDVATALERLPHVYQTAADPAVPIWSLRHG; translated from the coding sequence ATGGCTGAAGACCTGGGAACTGGCCGCGATAACGTGCAATTTCGTTTCCGCGACGATGCGATGGCGGATGTGCCGCAGGTGACGGTTGACGCTTTTCTCGATCAGTCGGATTCTGCCGCCGTGCGGATAGAGCCGGGCGACGATGCCCGCGATCTGCTGCCGCATCTTGACCGCATTAAGTTGGTGGAAGTCAATTTCCCAAGCTTTGGCGACGGACGCGGCTACTCGGCCGCGCGGGTGCTGCGCGAACATGGTTATACCGGAGAATTACGCGCAGTGGGCGATGTGCTGGTGGACCAGATCGCCCATATGCGGCGCTGCGGTTTTGATAGTTTCGCACCCGCCGCCATGCTGAACGAAACCGATGTGGCCACCGCGTTGGAACGCCTTCCACATGTCTATCAGACAGCAGCCGATCCGGCCGTTCCAATCTGGAGCCTGCGCCATGGGTGA
- a CDS encoding phosphoadenylyl-sulfate reductase, with the protein MGEAARKIDRIDTAPAFTPADADALNARFAGVATLDMLRILFAEDTLGKVAVVSSFGTESAVLLDLVARADQSIPVIFVDTLKMFDETLVYREELISRLGIENAEVVQPRPEVLAAKDETGLRWSYDPDGCCEIRKVEPLARAKQGLQSWISGRKAFQSVTRQDIPRFEVEDGRLKINPLGDWVKADLEAYFEKRDLPRHPLEADGFLSVGCAPCTSPVEPGEDPRAGRWRGWDKTECGIHSPNDVEADEKDLPPGYEPFL; encoded by the coding sequence ATGGGTGAAGCGGCGCGCAAGATCGACAGGATTGATACCGCACCCGCATTCACGCCAGCGGATGCCGATGCGCTGAATGCGCGCTTCGCAGGGGTGGCAACGCTTGATATGCTGCGCATCCTTTTTGCCGAAGACACCTTGGGCAAGGTCGCGGTGGTGTCCAGCTTCGGCACCGAGAGTGCAGTGCTGCTGGACCTTGTCGCACGTGCAGACCAGAGCATTCCGGTGATTTTCGTAGATACGCTCAAGATGTTCGATGAAACATTGGTTTATCGCGAGGAGTTGATATCGCGTCTCGGCATTGAAAACGCCGAAGTCGTGCAGCCCAGGCCGGAAGTTCTGGCCGCCAAGGATGAAACGGGTCTGCGCTGGTCATACGATCCCGACGGATGCTGCGAAATACGCAAGGTTGAGCCGCTGGCCCGCGCCAAGCAGGGCCTGCAAAGCTGGATTTCGGGTCGCAAGGCGTTTCAATCGGTTACCCGGCAGGACATCCCGCGTTTTGAAGTAGAAGATGGCCGGCTAAAGATCAATCCGCTTGGCGACTGGGTAAAAGCTGATCTCGAAGCCTATTTCGAGAAACGTGATCTTCCGCGCCATCCGTTAGAGGCGGACGGCTTCCTTTCGGTAGGCTGTGCACCATGCACCTCGCCCGTGGAGCCAGGGGAAGACCCCCGCGCGGGGCGTTGGCGCGGATGGGACAAGACAGAATGCGGCATACATTCGCCCAATGATGTCGAGGCAGATGAAAAGGATCTGCCCCCGGGATACGAGCCCTTCCTCTAG
- a CDS encoding cupin domain-containing protein, whose product MMNDPSAATALGMLIAPLSPAEFFEHYYERKFHRSPVKHSQTSGLLTLDRIDEIISDSELPPSAISMAKSGQSLPADEYTFSNGVVDRGAVLDNFRDGATIILPQLQFADGKLYNFCLALERQFGARVQTNVYLTPPEAHGFGVHYDNHDVFVIQLSGAKEWEIYGDREALPFRGEGFRKGQDDTGELKENFVLEAGECLYVPRGTSHRAPNHGTEPSLHITVGILVQTWAEFMLEAVAEASLRIPEMRRSLPRDLFFDRSKAQSDHAAMFRQLADDIAEKASFDATLAAFSGNFIRAQGPRVRGALRALANGIGMEDRLTVRDHILFSFEGGDGDRQIVLAGSSIPMSDRLAEQLDERIGQGSLAKADFDVDDAEELGDVIDSLVAYGLLVAKPK is encoded by the coding sequence ATGATGAATGATCCATCGGCTGCCACTGCGCTGGGAATGCTGATCGCGCCGCTCAGCCCAGCTGAATTCTTTGAACATTATTACGAACGCAAATTTCACCGAAGCCCGGTGAAGCACTCGCAAACATCCGGGCTGCTCACACTCGACCGGATTGACGAAATCATATCCGATAGCGAGTTGCCGCCATCGGCGATCAGCATGGCGAAATCGGGACAGAGTCTTCCCGCTGATGAATATACCTTCAGCAATGGCGTGGTTGATCGCGGCGCAGTGCTCGACAATTTTCGCGATGGCGCCACCATTATTCTGCCACAGCTGCAATTTGCTGATGGCAAACTGTATAATTTCTGCCTCGCTCTGGAACGTCAATTTGGCGCGCGCGTGCAGACCAATGTATATCTCACCCCGCCAGAGGCGCATGGTTTCGGCGTCCATTACGACAATCATGATGTCTTCGTGATCCAGCTTTCCGGAGCGAAGGAATGGGAAATATATGGTGACCGTGAAGCTCTGCCTTTCCGTGGGGAAGGCTTTCGCAAGGGGCAGGATGATACGGGCGAATTGAAGGAGAACTTCGTGCTGGAGGCGGGTGAGTGCCTTTATGTGCCGCGCGGCACATCGCATCGAGCACCTAATCACGGAACCGAGCCGAGCCTGCACATCACGGTCGGCATACTTGTCCAGACATGGGCCGAATTCATGCTTGAAGCCGTCGCAGAGGCCAGCCTGCGCATACCCGAAATGCGCCGTTCGCTGCCAAGGGATTTGTTCTTCGACCGGTCAAAGGCGCAATCTGACCATGCGGCGATGTTTCGCCAATTGGCTGATGACATCGCCGAGAAAGCCAGCTTCGATGCAACACTGGCAGCATTTTCCGGCAATTTCATTCGTGCGCAGGGACCGCGCGTGCGCGGCGCATTGCGGGCGCTGGCCAATGGAATAGGGATGGAGGATCGCCTGACAGTGCGCGATCATATCCTTTTCAGCTTTGAAGGTGGGGACGGTGATCGGCAGATCGTACTCGCCGGATCGAGCATTCCCATGTCAGACAGGCTGGCAGAGCAATTGGACGAACGCATTGGGCAGGGCAGCCTCGCCAAGGCCGATTTCGACGTCGACGATGCAGAAGAACTAGGCGATGTTATTGATTCACTGGTCGCCTATGGCCTGCTGGTCGCAAAACCCAAATGA
- a CDS encoding NAD-dependent epimerase/dehydratase family protein, with the protein MNLGLTGGTGFVGQAVLDQANARGFSIRALTRRDQSSRAAVEWIAGDLSSSDALTDMAQGCDAILHIAGVVNAPDAAGFLEGNVTGTQNVVQAARKAGVSRLFLVSSLAAREPGLSDYGRSKQLAEEIVRQSGLDWTIIRPPAVYGPRDTEMLDLFRAAHWRIVPMPPRGRTSIIHVEDLARLLIDLLQSGPELGERIFEPDDGKPGGWSHVELARAIGRAVGKPVWVPHIPAALLAGAARLDRLIRGSKAKLTPDRARYMVHPDWVVDKKKRVPEELWLPNIVAVEGLSQTAQWYRDAGWL; encoded by the coding sequence GTGAATCTGGGGCTGACTGGCGGCACAGGCTTCGTCGGTCAGGCCGTGCTGGATCAGGCAAATGCGCGCGGCTTTTCCATCCGCGCGCTGACCCGTCGTGACCAGTCATCGCGTGCCGCCGTCGAATGGATCGCGGGCGATCTCTCGTCTAGCGATGCCCTGACAGATATGGCGCAGGGGTGCGATGCCATCCTCCATATCGCTGGCGTGGTGAATGCGCCTGATGCTGCGGGCTTCCTTGAAGGCAATGTCACCGGCACGCAAAACGTGGTGCAAGCTGCACGAAAAGCAGGTGTTTCGCGCCTTTTCCTCGTATCATCGCTCGCCGCACGGGAGCCCGGACTGTCCGACTATGGGCGTTCCAAGCAATTGGCAGAAGAGATTGTGCGGCAAAGCGGGCTGGACTGGACGATCATCCGTCCGCCAGCCGTTTACGGCCCGCGCGATACCGAGATGCTGGATCTGTTTCGTGCCGCCCATTGGCGTATCGTTCCCATGCCTCCAAGGGGACGGACCTCGATCATCCATGTCGAAGATCTTGCGCGGCTCCTGATCGACCTGCTTCAGTCGGGGCCGGAGTTGGGTGAACGGATTTTTGAACCGGATGATGGCAAGCCCGGCGGGTGGAGCCATGTAGAACTGGCGCGTGCCATTGGCCGCGCGGTCGGCAAGCCTGTTTGGGTGCCGCATATTCCGGCCGCCTTGCTGGCAGGGGCTGCGCGTCTTGATCGCCTTATTCGCGGTAGTAAGGCCAAGCTGACGCCGGATCGTGCAAGATATATGGTGCATCCTGATTGGGTGGTCGATAAGAAAAAGCGTGTCCCCGAAGAGTTATGGTTGCCAAACATCGTGGCAGTCGAAGGGCTTAGCCAAACTGCGCAATGGTATCGGGATGCTGGCTGGCTCTGA